The Saccharomonospora glauca K62 genome has a segment encoding these proteins:
- a CDS encoding succinate dehydrogenase/fumarate reductase iron-sulfur subunit, with the protein MGYEAKLRIWRGDDGSGELRDYTVEANEGEVVLDLIHRLQATQAPDLAVRWNCKAGKCGSCSAEINGRPRLLCMARLSAFRPEEVITVTPMRTFPVIRDLVTDVSYNYVKAREIPAFTPPPELEPGEYRMQQVDVQRAQEFRKCIECFLCQNVCHVIRDHEENKPAFAGPRFLMRIAELEMHPLDVADRRDAAQTQHGLGYCNITKCCTEVCPENIHITDNALIPMKERVADRRYDPVVWLGNKLFRRDKG; encoded by the coding sequence ATGGGTTACGAGGCGAAGCTGCGGATCTGGCGCGGGGACGACGGCTCCGGCGAGTTGCGCGACTACACCGTGGAGGCCAACGAGGGCGAGGTCGTGCTGGACCTGATCCACCGGCTGCAGGCCACGCAGGCCCCCGACCTGGCCGTGCGGTGGAACTGCAAGGCGGGCAAGTGCGGGTCCTGCTCGGCCGAGATCAACGGCAGGCCGCGGTTGTTGTGCATGGCGCGGTTGTCGGCCTTCCGGCCCGAGGAGGTCATCACCGTGACGCCGATGCGGACGTTTCCGGTGATCCGGGATCTCGTGACGGACGTGTCCTACAACTACGTCAAGGCGCGCGAGATCCCGGCGTTCACGCCGCCGCCGGAGCTGGAACCGGGCGAGTACCGCATGCAGCAGGTCGACGTGCAGCGTGCGCAGGAGTTCCGCAAGTGCATCGAGTGCTTCCTGTGCCAGAACGTCTGCCACGTGATCCGCGATCACGAGGAGAACAAGCCCGCCTTCGCCGGTCCGCGTTTCCTCATGCGCATCGCGGAGCTGGAGATGCACCCGCTCGACGTGGCCGATCGCAGGGACGCCGCCCAGACCCAGCACGGACTCGGTTACTGCAACATCACCAAGTGCTGTACCGAGGTGTGCCCGGAGAACATCCACATCACCGACAACGCGTTGATCCCGATGAAGGAGCGGGTCGCGGACCGGCGCTACGACCCGGTGGTGTGGTTGGGCAACAAGCTGTTCCGCCGCGACAAGGGGTGA
- a CDS encoding amino acid ABC transporter permease, which yields MSAVLFDVPGPKARVRHRAYAVVGVLALVAVIGYVVYKFAEAGQFDAEIWEWILYEQIQLELLDALLNTLRAFAVAAVLALAFGAIFAAARLSDHAILRIPATAIVEFFRAVPLVVMIFFFHYGLALGAPFYSVVLGLTLYNGSVLAEVFRAGILSLPKGQSEAAYAIGMRKAQVMRLVLLPQALRAMLPAIISQLVVLLKDTALGFLITYEELLRYARYLGGIIQFDRPLIPITIVVGAMYILMCLALTGVAKWLESRNRRSKKALTVDVTAETEEATLTDGKPA from the coding sequence ATGAGCGCCGTCCTCTTCGACGTCCCCGGCCCGAAAGCGCGAGTACGGCACCGCGCCTACGCCGTCGTGGGTGTCCTCGCCCTCGTCGCGGTCATCGGATACGTCGTCTACAAGTTCGCCGAAGCAGGCCAGTTCGACGCCGAGATCTGGGAGTGGATCCTCTACGAGCAGATCCAGCTCGAACTCCTCGACGCGCTGCTCAACACGCTGCGCGCGTTCGCGGTCGCGGCGGTACTGGCACTCGCGTTCGGTGCGATCTTCGCCGCGGCCAGGCTCTCCGACCACGCGATCCTGCGCATCCCGGCGACGGCGATCGTGGAATTCTTCCGCGCCGTGCCGCTCGTAGTGATGATCTTCTTCTTCCACTACGGACTCGCGCTGGGTGCGCCGTTCTACTCCGTGGTGCTGGGCCTGACCCTGTACAACGGCTCGGTGCTCGCCGAGGTGTTCCGCGCGGGCATCCTCTCCCTGCCCAAGGGGCAGAGCGAGGCGGCGTACGCGATCGGCATGCGCAAGGCCCAGGTGATGCGCCTGGTGCTGCTGCCGCAGGCCCTGCGCGCGATGCTGCCCGCCATCATCAGCCAGCTCGTGGTGTTGCTGAAGGACACCGCGCTGGGCTTCCTCATCACCTACGAGGAACTGCTGCGCTACGCCCGCTATCTCGGCGGCATCATCCAGTTCGACCGACCGCTCATCCCGATCACCATCGTGGTCGGCGCGATGTACATCCTCATGTGCCTGGCCCTGACCGGTGTGGCGAAGTGGCTGGAGTCCCGGAACCGCCGCAGCAAAAAGGCACTGACGGTGGACGTCACGGCCGAGACCGAGGAAGCCACTCTCACCGACGGCAAGCCCGCCTGA
- a CDS encoding amino acid ABC transporter permease — protein sequence MDVLLDNLDLYGSGFLNTIKLFVLSAIGSLVLGTILAMLRVSPVPILRAAGAAYVTLFRNTPLTLLFFFFVFAYPLLDILDLTYFWAAVVALIVYTSAFVCEVVRSGINTVPVGQAEAARAIGLTFGQTLSQIILPQATRSVVPPMVSTMIALLKNTTIAAGFSVVEAGAIQNYLSERGYSVLIGLLWVALGFVILITPMTLLQRSLEKRWSVAR from the coding sequence ATGGACGTACTGCTGGACAACCTCGACCTGTACGGGTCGGGTTTTCTCAACACCATCAAACTGTTCGTCTTGTCGGCGATCGGCTCGTTGGTGCTGGGCACGATCCTGGCGATGCTGCGGGTAAGCCCGGTTCCGATCCTGCGCGCCGCCGGTGCCGCGTACGTGACGTTGTTCCGGAACACGCCGCTGACGCTGCTGTTCTTCTTCTTCGTCTTCGCCTATCCGCTTCTCGACATCCTCGACCTGACGTACTTCTGGGCCGCCGTCGTGGCGTTGATCGTGTACACGTCGGCGTTCGTGTGCGAGGTCGTGCGGTCGGGTATCAACACCGTGCCCGTCGGTCAGGCGGAGGCCGCTCGCGCCATCGGCCTCACCTTCGGCCAGACACTGAGCCAGATCATCCTTCCACAGGCGACGCGCTCCGTGGTGCCGCCGATGGTCAGCACGATGATCGCGTTGCTCAAGAACACCACGATCGCGGCCGGGTTCTCGGTCGTCGAGGCGGGAGCGATCCAGAACTACCTGTCCGAGCGCGGCTACAGCGTGCTGATCGGTCTGCTGTGGGTGGCCCTCGGTTTCGTCATCCTGATCACCCCGATGACCCTGTTGCAACGTAGCCTCGAGAAGCGCTGGAGCGTGGCCCGATGA